One segment of Cyprinus carpio isolate SPL01 chromosome B20, ASM1834038v1, whole genome shotgun sequence DNA contains the following:
- the extl3 gene encoding exostosin-like 3 — MMQRNGGIVGNSGQPWVLRRVRLTWLSFMLFFILVFFPLIAHYYLTTIDEAGGPDKRIFGPRPGGELCEAKHVQDLCRIRESVSEELLQLEAKRQELNGEIARLNLRIEACKRSIDSAKQDLLQLKNVISQTEHSYKELMAQNQPKLSLPVRLLPDKDDPGYPPPKSAQNCHLHTCFDYARCPLTSGFPVYVYDTGSYPWGEKLDPLVKQAFASSVKSSVYVTDNPNIACLYIVLVGEIQESPSSPPASPLDLEKQLKALPYWRSDGHNHLLVHLLRKSLTQNFLYNVSTGRAAVAQSTFFERQYREGFDMVVSPLVHALSEPNFLEVPPQVPVKRKYLFTFQGEKVESLRSSLLEAPPQSFEEEMEGDPPADYDDRIIGTLKAVQDSHLDQVLVEFTCKNQPKPSLPTEWALCGEREDRLEVLKVSTFALVISPGDGQLVASAGCSMRLFEALEVGAIPVVLGDHSKLPYHHLIRWSEAVIMVPKPRITELHFLLRSISDNDLLAMRRQGRFLWETYFSTSESIFSTILASVRTSIQIPAAPIREEPAQEIPHKAGKLAGTDANMADNGDLDLGPVEVEPPYASPRFLRNFTYTAADVYRTWNRAPGPFHLFPHTPLDPVLPSEAKFLGSGTGFRPIGGGSGGSGKEFQAALGGNVPREQFTVVMLTYEREEVLMNSLERLNGLPYLNKVVVVWNSPKPPSDDLLWPDIGLPIVVVHTEKNSLNNRFLPWDAVETEAILSIDDDAHLRHDEIMFGFRVWREARDRIVGFPGRFHAWDVNHQSWLYNSNYSCELSMVLTGAAFFHKYYAYLYSYVMPQAIRDMVDEYINCEDIAMNFLVSHITRKPPIKVTSRWTFRCPGCPQALSHDDSHFHERHKCINFFVKVYGYMPLLYTQFRVDSVLFKTRLPHDKTKCFKFI; from the exons ATGATGCAGCGAAACGGAGGCATCGTCGGGAACAGTGGCCAGCCATGGGTACTGAGGCGAGTACGGCTCACCTGGCTCAGCTTCATGCTCTTCTTCATCCTGGTCTTCTTCCCTCTCATTGCACATTACTACCTCACCACAATTGATGAAGCAGGGGGACCAGATAAGCGCATTTTTGGGCCAAGACCTGGAGGAGAGCTGTGTGAAGCGAAGCACGTTCAAGACCTGTGTCGTATCCGGGAATCTGTCAGCGAGGAACTTCTGCAACTTGAGGCAAAGCGTCAAGAGCTCAATGGCGAGATAGCCCGGCTTAACCTACGCATCGAGGCCTGTAAACGTAGTATTGACAGTGCCAAACAGGACTTGCTACAACTCAAAAATGTCATCAGCCAGACAGAGCACTCTTACAAGGAACTTATGGCTCAAAACCAGCCGAAACTGTCATTGCCAGTTAGACTTTTACCAGACAAGGATGATCCTGGATACCCTCCTCCAAAGTCGGCCCAAAACTGTCATTTGCATACTTGTTTTGATTACGCTAGATGTCCACTTACATCTGGCTTCCCGGTCTATGTTTATGACACAGGATCATATCCTTGGGGTGAGAAGTTGGACCCTCTCGTCAAGCAAGCCTTTGCCTCATCCGTCAAAAGCAGTGTATATGTGACCGATAATCCCAACATTGCTTGTCTGTACATAGTGCTTGTTGGTGAAATACAAGAATCACCCTCCTCTCCTCCTGCCTCACCCTTAGACCTTGAAAAGCAGCTCAAGGCCTTGCCGTATTGGAGGTCGGACGGCCACAATCACCTGCTTGTACACCTTTTAAGAAAGTCTCTGACACAGAACTTCCTGTACAATGTGAGCACAGGACGTGCAGCAGTGGCACAGTCTACCTTTTTTGAACGTCAATATAGAGAAGGTTTCGACATGGTGGTGTCTCCTCTAGTCCACGCTCTGTCTGAGCCCAACTTCCTAGAGGTGCCTCCGCAAGTCCCGGTCAAGAGGAAGTATCTCTTCACCTTTCAGGGAGAAAAGGTTGAGTCTTTGAGGAGCAGCTTGCTTGAAGCCCCACCGCAGTCCTTCGAGGAGGAAATGGAAGGGGATCCACCAGCTGACTATGATGATCGCATTATTGGCACACTTAAGGCTGTACAGGACAGTCATCTAGACCAGGTTCTTGTGGAGTTCACTTGCAAGAATCAGCCCAAGCCGAGTTTACCAACAGAGTGGGCTTTGTGTGGGGAGCGTGAGGATCGTTTAGAGGTACTAAAGGTCTCTACGTTTGCCTTGGTGATATCTCCAGGCGATGGCCAGTTGGTGGCCTCTGCTGGCTGTAGCATGAGACTTTTTGAGGCTTTGGAAGTTGGGGCAATACCGGTGGTGCTTGGCGACCACTCAAAGTTGCCCTACCATCACCTTATACGCTGGAGTGAGGCAGTCATTATGGTACCCAAGCCTCGCATAACAGAGCTGCACTTTCTGTTGCGTAGCATCTCAGACAATGACCTTCTGGCAATGCGACGCCAGGGTCGATTTCTTTGGGAGACGTACTTCTCCACCTCAGAGAGCATCTTCAGCACAATCCTGGCTAGCGTACGAACCAGCATCCAGATACCAGCAGCACCTATACGTGAGGAGCCTGCCCAGGAGATTCCCCACAAAGCTGGAAAGTTGGCAGGAACTGATGCTAACATGGCTGACAATGGCGACTTAGATCTGGGGCCTGTTGAAGTAGAGCCCCCTTATGCTTCGCCACGCTTCTTGCGTAACTTTACCTACACAGCTGCTGATGTCTACCGCACCTGGAATCGTGCACCTGGACCTTTCCATCTATTCCCACATACACCCCTGGACCCCGTACTTCCCTCAGAAGCCAAGTTTCTGGGGTCGGGGACTGGTTTTCGCCCTATCGGTGGAGGTTCTGGGGGATCTGGTAAAGAGTTTCAGGCTGCTCTAGGAGGTAACGTCCCACGGGAGCAGTTTACTGTTGTCATGCTTACTTATGAAAGGGAGGAGGTTCTTATGAACTCATTGGAGAGACTAAATGGCCTTCCTTATCTCAACAAAGTGGTAGTAGTGTGGAATTCCCCCAAACCACCTTCGGATgatctcctctggccagacattGGTCTACCAATTGTG GTGGTACACACAGAAAAGAACAGCTTAAACAATCGCTTCCTTCCCTGGGATGCAGTTGAGACTGAGGCTATTTTGTCTATTGATGATGATGCCCATCTTCGACACGATGAAATAATGTTTGGGTTCAG GGTGTGGCGGGAGGCCAGAGACCGAATTGTGGGATTCCCAGGAAGGTTCCATGCCTGGGATGTAAATCACCAATCTTGGCTCTACAATTCCAACTACTCCTGTGAGCTCTCCATGGTGCTGACGGGTGCGGCCTTCTTCCACAAG TATTACGCGTACCTCTATTCGTACGTCATGCCTCAAGCTATACGTGACATGGTGGACGAGTACATCAACTGTGAGGATATCGCCATGAACTTCCTCGTGTCGCATATCACTCGCAAACCCCCCATCAAG GTGACGTCACGTTGGACCTTCCGCTGTCCCGGCTGTCCACAGGCTCTTTCGCACGACGATTCGCACTTCCACGAGCGGCACAAGTGCATCAACTTCTTCGTAAAAGTCTACGGATACATGCCACTGTTATACACTCAGTTCAGAGTGGACTCGGTACTCTTCAAGACGCGGTTGCCCCACGACAAGACGaagtgttttaaattcatttag